The genomic DNA AACCATCGTGTTTTACTTTACCTAAATCTTGAGTTGCAATAAAAGAGCAGGAGTTAATATTTGCTAAGTCTATTATATTAATGCCACCAGTTTTACCTGTTTTTAATATGGTAAGTGCATCTTCTGTATCGCGTGTGTAAATTTGCATCCATGGCGGACAGTTAAATACGCCATGACCTTTAGAGTATGCTTGGCTTAAAAGCTCTGTCATACCATATTCGCTATGTATTTGCTTAACTCCAAAACCAGCTTTTAAAATATTATGTAAATCTTGACGAATAAGCTCTTTACGTCTGCCTTTCATACCACCGGTTTCCATTATAATGGTGTTTTTTAAATTGAAAGTTTCAAACTCTACAAGATCTAGTAGCGCGAAGGATACACCTAATAATAATACCTTTTTACCATTGGAATCTAGTTTTTTTAAAATAGTACTTAATGCTGAAAGATTATCTAAATAAAAACCGCTTTCGTTAAATTTAGAATCTTTTATTAAACTATCTGCCATATAAATTAGCGATGAGCCTTCACGCTCTAAATAACTAGGGAGTAAAGCTAACACCACATAATCTTCTATATTACCATAAAAGTGCTTAAAAGCTGTTTTAAAACTGTTTTCGTATACCGTTAAATCTGTAACCAAATGCTTACTAGTTAAGCTACCAGTTGTGCCGCTGCTTGTAAATGTTTTTACAACAGGATTTGTATTGCTTAATACTTGGTGCGATTTAAAAAACTGAATGGGTAAAAAAGGAATGTCTTCTACTTTTTTTACATCACTTGGGTGTTTGTAAAGTAAATCGCAAAACGAACGATAAACCAAATTATTTTCAAACTGAAATTTAAAAACAGACAAAGCCAATGCATTAAATTGGTCTTTGGTTTTAATATTAAAAAATTGGTTTTGGTCTATCATTTTACAAAGGCAAAAATAAACAGCAAAAATAAACAAAAAGAGCGTTACCATTGGCAACGCTCTTTTAAAAATGTATAAGTATAGAGATTACTTAATTACTAATTTTTTAGTAGTAGTCGCTCCATTTTGGTTTAAGTTTAAAATATAAACACCACTTTTAAGTGTAGATACATTTAAACGGTTGTTTATTGTTTGAGATAACACTTTTTTACCTAAAACATCAAAAACACTTACGTTAATAGCTTCGTTAGATGCTGTTGTAATGTTTACAAAACCGTTAGATGCTGGATTTGGATACACAGAAAATTCTGTAGTCTCAAAGTTTTCAGTTGAAAGTGTTGGATCTGTAACTAGTAAGTTGTCTACGTATATTACTGAAGAACCATCAAAGCCTGAAACATCGTAAAAACGAAGACCAACTTCTATAGTACCGCTTGTAGTAGGTGTAAATGTTGTAGTTAAAGTTTGCCAAGAATCTGTTGTTGTTGGGTCAGAGTAATTTTCGTAACCGTCAATGTATAATCTTGCTCTAGCATCGTTATCACCAGCTGGGTGGTAAATATCTACTGAATAAGTGTATTCTACACCTGCGACTACATCTATATCTTGTCTAAAATCAGTACTTCCTTGAGTTGCAGTGTTTACTGTTATTTTTAAAGACTTTGTACCTTCATTTATTATAGTTGTTTCTTCTTCTGTTGAAATTCCAGAATCAATTAGAGTCCAACCATCAGGAGTGTTTCCTGTAAAAGATTCAAATCCTCCGTTTACAGCAATACTTTGGCTAATGCCAAAGAAAGGGATTAATGTTAAAGCTAAAAAGTAAAATTTTTTCATATTGTGTTGTTTTAAATTTGAGGGATAAAAGTAAATAAAAAAAAATAGGCTAGTAAAAAATACCAGCCTATTTAACAATAACTTAATATTGGTTTTATTCTATAACTAACTTTTTAGTAGTAGTTGCTCCGTTTTGAGAGATTTTTACTAAGTAAACACCTGTGTTTAAGCTAGAAACATTTAACGTGTTGTTTGTTAATGTTTGTGTAATAACTTGTTTTCCTAAAATATCGAAAACAGCAACATTGGCTTCACCATTTGTAGTGGTTTTAATAGTTACATTACCTGTGTTTGTTGGGTTTGGATATATTGAGAAATTTGCTTCTTGCTCAAAAGTTTCTGTACTTAAAGTAACATCATCTAAATCACGAGCAGTAACTTGTGGAGCACCACCAAATTCTGCGACTAAAACAACTATGTCGCCTTCCGTTGTAGGAATTGGTTGCCCAATATAATTAGCTTCAGCAAAACTAGTTCTAAAAACCATAGACGATGGCATTACGTTAGACGCATCATTTATAGTGTAATTTGTTGAGGCTGCAAAAGTACCTGTTTCAGTAAACGTTACATCGTTTATTTGTACTAATTCAGACTGGTAATCTGCAAAGTTTGTTAATAAAGTAGCAATGGTTACAACCTCTGGTGTTACTGGAGTACTTGGTGCAACAGCAGCATCTGCATTTGGGTTAAATTGTAAAACACCATTAAAAAACGAAACACCACCAGTTAATCCACTCATACCATCACCAATAGCAAAAGTAGTTGCTATATTTCCAGGAACATCATCAATTAATATTCCGGCAGATGCATCTTGAATGTATTTTTGGTTTCTTGAAGTTCTTGTATAAGTTACCGTTGGTACACTTTGTAATTGGTATACACCATCTGTTCCGTTAGCGTCAACATCTGCACGAAGAGCTGCAATATCTGCAACAACTGTTAATGCATTTACACTAAAAGAAGTCATTTGAGTATCTATAGTTCCGCCTTGATTAACTAAATCTACAGTTACATCGTACATGCCACCATCTACAGTAGCAATAGAAAATGGACTAGTTACATTTTGAGTAGTAGTACCATTAACAGTAATGTTTACAATTTCATCAGTAGTATTTGCAGTTGTAAAAACAACATCAACATTAGTTGTTCCAGGATCAAAAACAGAAGCATTTGAAGGTGATATAATAGATACAGATGGGTTTGTAGGCGCAGCAAAAACAACAACATCGTCAAAAGATTGACCAATCATTAAATTATCTACTCTTACTGTTTCATTTTCTGATGAGTCCGACTGGCGTAAATCAAAAGAAGTAATAGTTACAGGTCCGCCATCGGCATTACCTGAAATTGAAGTATCTGCTGCAGTTGTTGGGTTTATCCAAAGTGTTGGTGTAGCTGTATCTAGGTTGTAACCAACAACAACTCTATAGGTTTGACCATAAGTTAAATCTGTAGCCCAAGTTGCATCAGCCGTACCAGCAGAAGTTGCAATACCAACTGTAAAGTCACCACCTGCAGAAGGTTCTACAATATCAACACGAGCATCAAAACCTAAGTGTGCAAAATATTCAGAGTCCGTTCCAGAAAAAGGAGCGCCTAAATCATCTACAGAAAAATCTAATGCAAAAAATAAATCTCCTGTTACTGCGTTAAAACTTATTTTAACATCTTCACTTGGCATACCGTGTTCTACAATAGCTTGTCCAGATGCAACAACAAAGTCTCCAGCTGTACCACCATTGTTAGTCCAGGCAGAGTTGCTAACCAAACTTCCATCAGGATACGAAAAATCTTCAGCAAGTATAACTTGACCGTAAGAAGCGGTAGTTAATAAAATCGTTAAAAATAAAAAGTAAATTTTCTTCATAATATTTTATATAAAATTAGAAACCAAATATACAAAGATTTAAAAATTATTTTGTGCGGTATAACTGTTGTATATTGTTTTTTAACGATATAATAACATTGAAACCCTTAAGTAATAGAGGTTTTATATAATATTTTGATTGTTAATAAGTTGTAGTGCTTAAAGACGAAATTGTGTTACTATAATGTTATTAATTATTTAAATATAGAAAATTGAGGTAATAATTTTATCTTTACGCTAACTATTAAGGAATTATATTATAATGAACAACCAAGACATTAAAATTTTACTGGTAGATGACGAACCAGATATTTTAGAAATTGTAGGCTATAATTTATCAAAAGAAGGATACCAAGTTAGTACAGCATCAAATGGCGTTGAAGGTGTTAAAAAAGCCAAAAAAGAAAAACCTCATTTAATTATTTTAGATGTAATGATGCCAGAAATGGACGGTATTGAAGCTTGCGAACAAATTAGAAAAGTCCCAGAATTAAAAAATACAATCATTACCTTTTTAACTGCTAGAGGAGAAGATTATTCTCAAGTTGCAGGATTTGATGCAGGAGCAGATGATTATATTACAAAACCTATTAAACCAAAATTACTATTAAGCAAGGTAAAAGCTTTATTGCGCCGCTTAAAAGCCGAAGAAGGAAATGCTACTATAGTTAAAGTTGGAAATCTAACCATTAATAAAGAAGAGTATAAAATTATTTTAGATGGTAAAGAAATACTTTTACCTAAAAAAGAATTTGAATTATTATCTTTATTAGCATCAAAACCAGGAAAAGTTTTTAAAAGAGAAAATATTTTAGAACGCATTTGGGGTAACGAAGTTGTTGTTGGTGGTAGAACAATAGATGTTCACATTAGAAAAATTAGAGACAAAATTGGAGATAAATCTATAAAAACAATAAAAGGTGTTGGTTATAAGTTTATAGAATAATGCAATTACGAAAAACATATAAATTTGCCTTTAAAACATCATTGTTACTAACAATAGTTTTAACACTCGTAGTGAGTGTTTTTTTATTTATATTTTATTCTATAAAGCCCTTAGCACTATTAGTATTTATAATTTTATGTTTCTCAACAGCTTTTGCTGTAATACAATACAGAGCTCAAAATTTTATTTACAAACGCGTTAAGCAAATCTATGACGACTTAACCTTACTAGAGTCTGCAACCTTTAGAAAAAAAGGAATAACCACAGATATGTCTACTTTAAAAGAAGAGATTGATAGGTATGCAAAAGACAAAAAAGTAGAAATAGAAACACTTAATATTAGAGAAGAATATAGAAAAGAGTTTTTAGGTAATGTATCTCACGAGTTAAAAACACCACTATTTACTGTGCAAGGTTATCTAGAAACCTTAATTGATGGTGCAGCAAAAGATAAAAAAATTAGAGATAAATATTTAGATCGTGCTAACAAAGGAGTAGAACGTTTAATTTACATTGTTAGAGATTTAGATATGATTACTAAATTAGAAGTTGGTGATATTAGGCTAGATTATGAAACTTTTGATATAGTAGCTCTAATAGAAAGTGTATTTGAGTTGTTTGAAATGAAAGCGGCAAAAAAAAATATTACTTTAATGTTCGATAGAACGTATGATAGTGAAATATATGTACATGCAGATAGAGAAAAAATCCAACAAGTACTTACAAACTTAGTAGTAAATTCTATTAAATATGGAAGAAAAAAAGGAACAACAGAAGTAAGTATAGAAAACTTAATAAAAAACAAAGTTATAGTTCGTGTAACAGATAATGGAGAAGGTATTAGTGAAGACCATATACCAAGATTATTTGAGCGTTTTTATAGAGTAGATAAAAGTGGTTCTAGAAAAGAAGGAGGTTCTGGTTTAGGACTATCTATTGTAAAACACATAATAGAAGGTCATGACGAAAAAATCTATATAGAAAGTGAACTTGATGTAGGTAGTGAATTTTCTTTTACTTTAGAAAAGGCCAAACAAAGCCTCTAAATCTGGATTAGTATATTCCATGTTTAATCCGCTATAAGTAGTAATAGTTTCAAGTTTGTTTAATGTAAATTGATCTTGAGAACATGTGGGAGCAAGTTTTAAAGTATTAAAATAATCTGCCAAATACTCTTGCTCAAATTGTCCAGGAGTAGGAATAAAAAAGGCCTTTTTACCTAATTTTGTTAAATCCATAACAGTAGTATAACCAGATCTGCAAATTATTACTTTACTACTATTTATAGCGTGTTCTAAAGCTTTAGATGTCATAAAATTATAAACAGTAAAGTTGCCATTAACTTCACAAGTTTGTTTTGGTTCTATTACACCTTTTATAAAAATAATTTTTCCGTTATAGTTTTTTAATTCTGTAAATAATTTTTTAATTAAAAGCGAGCGTTGAGGTTCTGGTCCAGAAATTAAAACCATAATATCATAAATTTCCTTAGTTGTAGTTTTGTTTAATCTACTTAAAGGACCTAAATAAAATAGTTTAGAATTATTAGTTTCATTAGTATGTCCAAGTTTACCACTTAAACTGGGTTCGTTTTTAAAATCTGGAACCCAAATAGCATCAAACTTTGTCATTAAACCTTGATGCAGTTTAGAGCTAAGTTGCGAAGTATTGCCACTAAGTACATTTAATTGGTGCGTAATAAATACCGAAGGTACTTTTTTGTGCCTAACACCAAATCTATTGTCAGAAATTATACCCGAAAGATTATATTTTTCTACTAAAGTAGCAGTAATCTTTTTTTCGGCTTTTTTTGCTTTTAAAACTTTGGGTGTTTGTGCAATTAATTTCCATTTAAGGTTGTTTCCTTTTTTAGTATACTCTATATCGTAACTAGGTAATGTTTCGTATTTAAGTTTGGGAAATTCTTTTTTTAATAAGTTTAAAGCATCACCATCACTGGCAATAATAGGTTCAAAATTATAATCAATTAACCAATTAATTATTGGTATGCATCTAGTAGCATGGCCAATTCCCCAATTTAAAGGAGCAACTAAAATTTTTTTCTTCATATAAATATCAAAGGTAAACATATTACTGCTCTCGTATATTTCCGTAATTTTACCAAAAATTTAAATTTACAAAGTGGGAAGTAAAAATAAACTTAAGCGATTTAACGAAAACGAAACCTTTGCTAATGTATTTCAGCCTAAGCGAGAAGACTTGGTTGATGCAGTTTATAAAATGAAAGGTAACTGGAATAAAGATTATTTTAAAAACTCTAATCCTTTAATTTTAGAATTGGGTTGTGGTAAAGGCGAATACTCTGTTAACCTTGCTAAAAAATATCCAAACAAAAATTTTATAGGTATCGATATTAAGGGTGCCCGTTTTTGGCGTGGAGCTAAAACCGCTATAGAAGAGCATTTGCCAAATGTTGCTTTTTTAAGAACGCAAATAGAATTAATAGATAAAGCTTTTGCAGAGCATGAAGTAGATGAGATTTGGATTACTTTCCCAGACCCACAAATTAAATACAAACGTACAAAACACAGAATGACAAATTCTGAATTTTTAAAGCGCTATAAAAAAGTATTAAAACCAGATGGTGTAATGAATTTAAAAACCGATAGTGAATTTATGCATGGCTATACATTAGGTTTGTTACACGGTGAAGGTCATGAAGTTTTATATGCAAACCATAATGTATATAAACAAGAAGGAAGTCCAGAAGAAGTAACAAGTATACAAACGCATTACGAAAGTATATATTTAGAACAAGACAAAGCAATTACTTATATTAGGTTCAAAATTAAGTAGTATTGGAAATTACAATCACATTTGCATTAGGTTTAATTATTGCTTTGGTAGGTGTCATTCCTCCAGGTTTGTTGAATATGACAGCTGCAAAAATTAGCATAAAAGATGGCTACACAAGAGGCTTAATGTTCTCTATTGGTGTTTGTATAGTGGTTGTAATACAAACACTTATAGCTTTGCTTTTTGCAAGTTATTTAAGCAGTCATCCAAATATTACTAATATATTACAACGTGTAGCTTTTGTAATATTTGTATTACTAACTATTTATTTTTTGGTATTAGCAAATAAAGAAGAAAAGCCTAAAATTAAACCTATAATTAAAAGTAAAAAAGGGCGCTTTTTTGAGGGTATGCTACTTTCAGCTTTAAATGTTTTTCCAATACCATATCAAGCCTATATGGGTACTACGCTGGCAACAGCAGGATTAATGACCTTAAATAAAACAAGTATAGCATCTTATGTCTCTGGTGCAGCAACAGGAACATTTGTAATGCTCTACGTTTATATATTCTTTTTTAAAAGAATAAAAAGCAAAAAAGTTAAATCGCAAAAAACAATAAACTACACAATTGGTATAATAACAGGAATAATTTCTATTGTTACTTTTATTAATATAATTAGAGAATGGTAGTGTTTTAAAACTTTGAAAATGAAACAAGAAACACTAAATTTTTTCGAAAAAGTTTACAAGGTTGCAAAACAAATCCCTTACGGTAGAGTAACCAGTTATGGTGCAATAGGTAATTATCTTGGCGCACCAAGAAGCGCAAGAATGGTTGGCTACGCCATGAATGGGTCTGTAGAAAAAGAGGTGCCAGCACATCGTGTAGTTAATAAAAAAGGCCTGTTAACAGGAAAACATCATTTTAATGGTACAAACCTCATGCAACAACTTTTAGAAAGTGAAGGTGTAGAAGTTAAAAACAATCAAATTCAAAACCTAGAAAGTGTTTATTGGGATCCATCAAAAGAACTATAAGGTTTATTAATTGTCCAATAGAAAATCTTCAAACTAACCACTTTATACTTCAATCTTTATATAGTATCTTTGCGTTTAGAAGCAATCTAGATAAGATTAAGAATTTTAATTAAGATTTAAGAAACTGTATTTCATTCTTTATTCTTTTTTATTATTAAAAATAAAATATGAAAATCACAAAACAAGATATATTAAAAGTACTGGAAACCATTACAGTACCTGGCGAAGGACAAAACATGGTAGAAAGTGGAGCTGTAAAAAATGTAGTTACTTTTGCAGATGAAGTTATTGTAGATATTACAATTACAAATCCAGCTTTACAAGCACGTAAAAAAACCGAAGTAGAAATACTAAAAGCTATTCATGAAAAAGTATATGAAAAAGCACAAGTAAAAGTAAACTTAAAAGTAGAAGCGCCAGTAAAGCCTGCAGCAAACGAGATTAAAGGCAAAAGTATACCTGGAATAAAAAATATAGTTGCAGTAGCATCAGGAAAAGGTGGTGTTGGTAAATCTACAGTTACAGCAAATTTAGCAGTAACATTAGCAAAAATGGGCTTTAAAGTAGGTGTTTTAGATGCCGATATTTATGGGCCATCAATGCCAATAATGCTAGATGTAGAAATGGAAAGACCACTATCTGTAACCGTAGATGGAAAATCTAAAATGAAGCCCGTAGAAAATTACGGCGTAAAAATACTATCAATAGGCTTTTTTACAAAGCCAGATCAAGCAGTAGTATGGCGTGGACCAATGGCAGCAAAAGCCTTAAATCAAATGATTTTTGACGCTGCTTGGGGAGAACTTGATTTCTTATTATTAGACCTGCCGCCAGGAACAGGAGACATACATTTAAGTATCATGCAATCCTTACCAATAACAGGCGCAGTAGTAGTAAGTACACCGCAAAACGTAGCATTAGCAGACGCTAAAAAAGGAGTAGCAATGTTCCAGCAAGACAGTATAAATGTACCCGTTTTAGGTATTATAGAAAACATGGCATACTTTACACCAGAAGAGTTGCCAGATAATAAATACTATATCTTTGGAAAAGAAGGCGCAAAAAATTTAGCTCAAGATTTAAGTGTACCACTTTTAGGCGAAATTCCTTTAGTACAAAGTATTCGTGAAGCAGGAGATGTTGGTAGGCCAGCAGCATTGCAAACAGCAACACCACTAGAAAAAGCATTCGAGAAATTAACGCAAAACGTAGTACAAGAAGTCGTTAATAGAAACGAGAATTTGCCAGAAACCGAAGCAATAAAAATTACAACAATGGCTGGATGTTCGGCCGTTAAATAATAGCAAATGACAACAGAAGAACTAAGACTAAATGTAGAAAAAGCACTAGAAGAAATTCGTCCTTTTTTACAAAGTGATGGTGGTGATATAACGTTACTATCAATAGAAGATGATAAGCTGGTTAAAGTCCAGTTACAAGGCGCTTGTGTTGGCTGTAGTGTAAACCAGATGACGCTAAAATCTGGAGTCGAAATGACAATAAAAAAGTATGCTCCACAAATAGAAAAAGTAATAAATATAGAGAGTTAATTTTGGGCGTGACCTAAAGGTCAGGCTTGCGGCAGTCGCTATTAAAAATGAGCTCCAACAAAGCCTTAATCCTTCACGCACATACCCAAGAGTATTTACATAAATCATATAACAGTAAGGCTTTTATAACCTTGCCAGTTTTATAATAAAAAAAGAATAGTAGAAATGTAAAATTCCTACTATCGCAAGAATAAAATGATTAAAACAGATATCCTAATAATTGGAGCAGGTCCAACAGGACTATTTGCCGTTTTCGAAGCAGGTTTATTAAAACTAAAATGCCATTTAATAGATGCATTACCACAACCTGGTGGGCAATGTTCAGAAATATACCCAAAAAAACCTATTTACGATATACCAGCCTATCCCGAAATTCTTGCGGGCGATTTAACGCACAAATTAATGGAGCAATGTAAGCAATTCGAGCCAGGTTTTACCTTAGGAGAACGTGCAGACACCATAGAAAAACAAGAAGATGGAAGTTTTATAGTAACAACAAATAAAGGCACAAAACACCAAGCACCAGTTGTTGCAATTGCAGGAGGTTTAGGAAGTTTTGAGCCTAGAAAACCATTAATTCATAACATTGCAAGTTTTGAAGATAAAGGCGTAGAATATATTATTAAAGACCCAGAAGTCTATAGAGATAAAAAGGTAGTAATTGCTGGTGGAGGAGACTCTGCTTTAGACTGGAGTATATTTTTAAGCGATGTCGCAAAAGAAGTAACTTTAATTCACAGACGTAACGAATTTCGTGGTCATTTAGATTCTGTAGAAAAAGTTCAGGAACTTAAAAACGCAGGTAAAATAAACCTAGTAACTCCAGCCGAGGTTGTAGGTATACTTGGAGCTAAAGAAGTTTCAGGAGTTGTTGTAAAACAAGCCGAACATATAGAAAAAGAATTCGAAATAGAATGCGATCATTTTATACCACTATTTGGTTTATCTCCCAAATTAGGTCCAATAGCTAATTGGGGATTAGAAATAGAGAAAAACGCAATTAAGGTAGATAACAGTTTAGATTATCAAACCAATATTCCTGGTGTGTTTGCTATAGGAGATGTAAATACATATCCAGGTAAACTAAAGTTAATACTTTGTGGTTTTCA from Lacinutrix sp. 5H-3-7-4 includes the following:
- a CDS encoding NifU family protein, with amino-acid sequence MTTEELRLNVEKALEEIRPFLQSDGGDITLLSIEDDKLVKVQLQGACVGCSVNQMTLKSGVEMTIKKYAPQIEKVINIES
- the trmB gene encoding tRNA (guanosine(46)-N7)-methyltransferase TrmB, coding for MGSKNKLKRFNENETFANVFQPKREDLVDAVYKMKGNWNKDYFKNSNPLILELGCGKGEYSVNLAKKYPNKNFIGIDIKGARFWRGAKTAIEEHLPNVAFLRTQIELIDKAFAEHEVDEIWITFPDPQIKYKRTKHRMTNSEFLKRYKKVLKPDGVMNLKTDSEFMHGYTLGLLHGEGHEVLYANHNVYKQEGSPEEVTSIQTHYESIYLEQDKAITYIRFKIK
- a CDS encoding acyltransferase, yielding MIDQNQFFNIKTKDQFNALALSVFKFQFENNLVYRSFCDLLYKHPSDVKKVEDIPFLPIQFFKSHQVLSNTNPVVKTFTSSGTTGSLTSKHLVTDLTVYENSFKTAFKHFYGNIEDYVVLALLPSYLEREGSSLIYMADSLIKDSKFNESGFYLDNLSALSTILKKLDSNGKKVLLLGVSFALLDLVEFETFNLKNTIIMETGGMKGRRKELIRQDLHNILKAGFGVKQIHSEYGMTELLSQAYSKGHGVFNCPPWMQIYTRDTEDALTILKTGKTGGINIIDLANINSCSFIATQDLGKVKHDGSFEIIGRFDTSDIRGCNLMVL
- a CDS encoding LysE family transporter, which translates into the protein MEITITFALGLIIALVGVIPPGLLNMTAAKISIKDGYTRGLMFSIGVCIVVVIQTLIALLFASYLSSHPNITNILQRVAFVIFVLLTIYFLVLANKEEKPKIKPIIKSKKGRFFEGMLLSALNVFPIPYQAYMGTTLATAGLMTLNKTSIASYVSGAATGTFVMLYVYIFFFKRIKSKKVKSQKTINYTIGIITGIISIVTFINIIREW
- a CDS encoding response regulator transcription factor, yielding MNNQDIKILLVDDEPDILEIVGYNLSKEGYQVSTASNGVEGVKKAKKEKPHLIILDVMMPEMDGIEACEQIRKVPELKNTIITFLTARGEDYSQVAGFDAGADDYITKPIKPKLLLSKVKALLRRLKAEEGNATIVKVGNLTINKEEYKIILDGKEILLPKKEFELLSLLASKPGKVFKRENILERIWGNEVVVGGRTIDVHIRKIRDKIGDKSIKTIKGVGYKFIE
- a CDS encoding glycosyltransferase; its protein translation is MKKKILVAPLNWGIGHATRCIPIINWLIDYNFEPIIASDGDALNLLKKEFPKLKYETLPSYDIEYTKKGNNLKWKLIAQTPKVLKAKKAEKKITATLVEKYNLSGIISDNRFGVRHKKVPSVFITHQLNVLSGNTSQLSSKLHQGLMTKFDAIWVPDFKNEPSLSGKLGHTNETNNSKLFYLGPLSRLNKTTTKEIYDIMVLISGPEPQRSLLIKKLFTELKNYNGKIIFIKGVIEPKQTCEVNGNFTVYNFMTSKALEHAINSSKVIICRSGYTTVMDLTKLGKKAFFIPTPGQFEQEYLADYFNTLKLAPTCSQDQFTLNKLETITTYSGLNMEYTNPDLEALFGLF
- a CDS encoding T9SS type A sorting domain-containing protein, with protein sequence MKKFYFLALTLIPFFGISQSIAVNGGFESFTGNTPDGWTLIDSGISTEEETTIINEGTKSLKITVNTATQGSTDFRQDIDVVAGVEYTYSVDIYHPAGDNDARARLYIDGYENYSDPTTTDSWQTLTTTFTPTTSGTIEVGLRFYDVSGFDGSSVIYVDNLLVTDPTLSTENFETTEFSVYPNPASNGFVNITTASNEAINVSVFDVLGKKVLSQTINNRLNVSTLKSGVYILNLNQNGATTTKKLVIK
- a CDS encoding NAD(P)/FAD-dependent oxidoreductase — its product is MIKTDILIIGAGPTGLFAVFEAGLLKLKCHLIDALPQPGGQCSEIYPKKPIYDIPAYPEILAGDLTHKLMEQCKQFEPGFTLGERADTIEKQEDGSFIVTTNKGTKHQAPVVAIAGGLGSFEPRKPLIHNIASFEDKGVEYIIKDPEVYRDKKVVIAGGGDSALDWSIFLSDVAKEVTLIHRRNEFRGHLDSVEKVQELKNAGKINLVTPAEVVGILGAKEVSGVVVKQAEHIEKEFEIECDHFIPLFGLSPKLGPIANWGLEIEKNAIKVDNSLDYQTNIPGVFAIGDVNTYPGKLKLILCGFHEATLMCQSAYKIINPGKRYVMKYTTVAGVDGFDGTRKEAPKAVVKKIE
- a CDS encoding cell wall metabolism sensor histidine kinase WalK — protein: MQLRKTYKFAFKTSLLLTIVLTLVVSVFLFIFYSIKPLALLVFIILCFSTAFAVIQYRAQNFIYKRVKQIYDDLTLLESATFRKKGITTDMSTLKEEIDRYAKDKKVEIETLNIREEYRKEFLGNVSHELKTPLFTVQGYLETLIDGAAKDKKIRDKYLDRANKGVERLIYIVRDLDMITKLEVGDIRLDYETFDIVALIESVFELFEMKAAKKNITLMFDRTYDSEIYVHADREKIQQVLTNLVVNSIKYGRKKGTTEVSIENLIKNKVIVRVTDNGEGISEDHIPRLFERFYRVDKSGSRKEGGSGLGLSIVKHIIEGHDEKIYIESELDVGSEFSFTLEKAKQSL
- a CDS encoding MGMT family protein codes for the protein MKQETLNFFEKVYKVAKQIPYGRVTSYGAIGNYLGAPRSARMVGYAMNGSVEKEVPAHRVVNKKGLLTGKHHFNGTNLMQQLLESEGVEVKNNQIQNLESVYWDPSKEL
- a CDS encoding T9SS type A sorting domain-containing protein, yielding MKKIYFLFLTILLTTASYGQVILAEDFSYPDGSLVSNSAWTNNGGTAGDFVVASGQAIVEHGMPSEDVKISFNAVTGDLFFALDFSVDDLGAPFSGTDSEYFAHLGFDARVDIVEPSAGGDFTVGIATSAGTADATWATDLTYGQTYRVVVGYNLDTATPTLWINPTTAADTSISGNADGGPVTITSFDLRQSDSSENETVRVDNLMIGQSFDDVVVFAAPTNPSVSIISPSNASVFDPGTTNVDVVFTTANTTDEIVNITVNGTTTQNVTSPFSIATVDGGMYDVTVDLVNQGGTIDTQMTSFSVNALTVVADIAALRADVDANGTDGVYQLQSVPTVTYTRTSRNQKYIQDASAGILIDDVPGNIATTFAIGDGMSGLTGGVSFFNGVLQFNPNADAAVAPSTPVTPEVVTIATLLTNFADYQSELVQINDVTFTETGTFAASTNYTINDASNVMPSSMVFRTSFAEANYIGQPIPTTEGDIVVLVAEFGGAPQVTARDLDDVTLSTETFEQEANFSIYPNPTNTGNVTIKTTTNGEANVAVFDILGKQVITQTLTNNTLNVSSLNTGVYLVKISQNGATTTKKLVIE
- a CDS encoding Mrp/NBP35 family ATP-binding protein gives rise to the protein MKITKQDILKVLETITVPGEGQNMVESGAVKNVVTFADEVIVDITITNPALQARKKTEVEILKAIHEKVYEKAQVKVNLKVEAPVKPAANEIKGKSIPGIKNIVAVASGKGGVGKSTVTANLAVTLAKMGFKVGVLDADIYGPSMPIMLDVEMERPLSVTVDGKSKMKPVENYGVKILSIGFFTKPDQAVVWRGPMAAKALNQMIFDAAWGELDFLLLDLPPGTGDIHLSIMQSLPITGAVVVSTPQNVALADAKKGVAMFQQDSINVPVLGIIENMAYFTPEELPDNKYYIFGKEGAKNLAQDLSVPLLGEIPLVQSIREAGDVGRPAALQTATPLEKAFEKLTQNVVQEVVNRNENLPETEAIKITTMAGCSAVK